A window of the Radiobacillus deserti genome harbors these coding sequences:
- a CDS encoding FtsW/RodA/SpoVE family cell cycle protein translates to MSSRNSNTPNIDYSLILILILLGIVSCFTIYSLQPTLDQNYFLKQVVWYIVGSMAIAVVMLVDYDRLRQITWFLYGLGMILLLMLAFNFPGPPLIKTVNGATSWMNIPVFGTMQPAEFMKVFLVITIAHLIMGHHENTKYKSIKSDIWLLGKILLVSLPPMGLVAIQPDLGGFLVLSAIVGCMILVSGVRWRILFTILASVAVIAGIVVALFFYFPKEMDAFMDKSGFDHVESRFNGWLDPERYSKSGGYHLIQAMMAIGSGQLTGKGFREFEVTEIPEQHTDMIFTAISEQFGFLGSSILVTLFFLLIYRLIHIALQSNDPFGSYLITGFIGMFTFQIFQNIGMSIQLLPITGLPLPFISYGGSSTLTYLLAIGIVLNIHSRTKQYMFD, encoded by the coding sequence ATGAGTTCAAGAAATTCGAATACACCTAATATAGATTATTCCTTAATTTTAATTTTAATATTGCTCGGCATTGTGAGCTGTTTTACCATTTACTCGTTACAGCCTACTCTGGATCAAAACTACTTTCTAAAACAAGTTGTCTGGTACATTGTCGGATCGATGGCTATCGCAGTCGTTATGCTCGTTGATTATGACCGACTTAGACAAATCACCTGGTTTTTATATGGGCTCGGGATGATATTACTACTCATGCTTGCTTTCAATTTTCCAGGACCGCCGCTTATCAAAACGGTTAATGGGGCTACGAGCTGGATGAATATACCTGTATTTGGAACGATGCAGCCAGCCGAGTTCATGAAGGTTTTTCTCGTGATTACGATTGCCCATTTGATTATGGGACATCATGAAAATACGAAATATAAATCCATTAAAAGCGATATATGGTTGCTTGGAAAAATATTACTCGTATCCCTACCACCTATGGGCTTAGTGGCAATCCAACCCGATTTAGGAGGGTTTCTTGTCCTTTCTGCCATCGTGGGCTGTATGATTTTAGTATCAGGAGTTCGTTGGAGAATCCTTTTTACGATTCTCGCTTCCGTTGCTGTCATAGCGGGAATCGTAGTAGCATTGTTCTTCTATTTCCCTAAAGAAATGGATGCTTTTATGGACAAAAGTGGCTTTGACCACGTAGAATCTCGATTCAATGGCTGGCTAGACCCTGAGAGATATAGTAAATCAGGAGGATATCATCTAATCCAAGCTATGATGGCGATAGGATCTGGACAGCTTACTGGTAAAGGATTTAGAGAATTTGAAGTGACGGAAATTCCAGAGCAGCACACGGATATGATTTTTACCGCGATTTCAGAGCAATTCGGTTTTCTCGGTTCTAGTATCCTTGTCACCCTTTTCTTTTTACTCATTTACCGTCTAATTCACATTGCACTGCAAAGTAATGACCCGTTTGGAAGTTATTTGATTACTGGATTCATTGGAATGTTCACATTCCAAATTTTCCAGAATATCGGGATGTCCATCCAGCTTCTTCCGATCACAGGCT